A stretch of the Papaver somniferum cultivar HN1 chromosome 6, ASM357369v1, whole genome shotgun sequence genome encodes the following:
- the LOC113287239 gene encoding uncharacterized protein LOC113287239 translates to MEPERVSLYGDAEKSGDVVSSLDAEPQQRIEESDKEQGQEGVEIEEVSELTPKTIEEIKVAEQVEFEMKKSSSKPEDETEQLTLNTLEEIKVAEQVESEAKKCSSKPWNEQEEGMELTPNTIEDIKVAEQVEYEAKKCSSLKKNIEQEDNETRFIYDEDSEDDIRKMESVYAKQGCSSKTKVQSVYYYSTVRMVEDVADIEDGEPGFSLGLTQSDSEKQDVEKGSQNIRPKKKLNNMITRLRDHRRKMQEPVKYRDYTTEKKKRTKTKCDWRKNPNGKNKQKAKNEEVYEVKDVKLKAVEKLKIMKVLDESQRPLVSRFFRSKTESYTMWENKEHQLIISGRMLDLLMRKGDVGEDIIEFYILKLQKNILKEELKPDGNPKYKKAVFLSTFAYISFLCNLVDTFLLSMDKIYG, encoded by the exons ATGGAACCAGAAAGGGTTTCACTGTATGGAGATGCAGAAAAATCTGGTGATGTTGTCTCTTCATTAGATGCAGAACCACAACAAAGAATAGAAGAGTCTGATAAAGAACAAGGACAAGAAGGAGTAGAAATAGAAGAGGTTTCAGAGTTGACTCCAAAAACTATTGAGGAAATCAAGGTGGCCGAGCAGgttgaatttgaaatgaagaaatcTTCATCAAAACCGGAGGACGAGACTGAACAATTAACTCTGAATACTCTTGAGGAAATCAAGGTAGCCGAGCAGGTCGAATCTGAGGCCAAGAAATGTTCATCAAAGCCATGGAATGAACAAGAAGAGGGTATGGAGTTGACTCCAAACActattgaggatatcaaggtggccgaACAGGTCGAATATGAGGCGAAGAAATGTTCttctttgaagaaaaatattgaaCAAGAAGACAATGAAACTCGGTTTATATATGATGAGGACAGTGAGGATGATATTCGAAAAATGGAATCCGTTTATGCAAAGCAAGGTTGTTCGTCAAAGACAAAGGTGCAAAGTGTATACTACTACTCAACTGTAAGAATGGTAGAGGATGTAGCTGATATAGAAGACGGTGAACCTGGATTTAGTTTAGGACTGACGCAGAGTGACAGTGAAAAACAAGATGTTGAGAAAGGATCTCAAAACATCAGGCCCAAGAAAAAGTTGAATAATATGATTACAAGACTAAGGGATCACAgaagaaaaatgcaagaaccagTCAAATATCGGGATTATACAactgagaaaaagaaaagaacaaaaactaaatGTGATTGGAGAAAAAATCCTAATGGAAAGAATAAGCAGAAGGCGAAGAATGAGGAGGTGTATGAGGTGAAGGATGTGAAGTTGAAAGCAgttgaaaaattgaaaattatgaAGGTACTCGATGAAAGTCAGAGACCCCTTGTGAGCAGGTTTTTCAGAAGCAAAACTGAAAG TTACACGATGTGGGAGAACAAGGAGCACCAACTGATAATATCTGGGAGGATGCTggatttgttgatgagaaagggaGACGTCGGAGAAGACATCATTGAGTTTTACATCTTGAAATTGCAAAAGAACATCCTCAAAGAAGAGTTGAAACCAGATGGTAATCCGAAGTACAAGAAAGCTGTGTTTCTAAGCACATTTGCCTATATAAGTTTCCTCTGCAATTTAGTAGATACATTCTTACTAAGCATGGACAAGATTTACGGTTAG
- the LOC113287238 gene encoding uncharacterized protein LOC113287238 yields MLALKSCLFWRFIEPFFDGVMEEEELVKKTKAVMMVLQSLEFRKDGKLPLCFRLGRSKKMTLRTIPEHFSIIFSLQMMEGVEVDEKVGIGEELEKKVKIFVAQYFKGSKKTFKADIQRCMMKVAADETKGDEFVKFFVMFLLVSVFVPNKGGRSMAAKYLYMVFDMNKYWVAEMTMITKRKDGLDRCPRFARWNLGNVCQQILENFDGFSDKKDLYSEKNMRRRKGSFLLEYDDLEKRLVEPIDEDDIVVEDSVEPEEPVEDNVANHIAENEVPAQVEDNSYEAKYRWARMVIEKITTVANNGLSEEDKAILAKYDAEVGFQPSLKTYSRRKRKRVQVDLLQKEDVRSEPKKVSDVEVVKGAAAEDEMMYIVGKHLLHEGTEQEHLLHEGTGQEDVEERVQPSEAMIQGYVAFLMEP; encoded by the exons ATGTTAGCTCTTAAATCATGTCTATTCTGGCGTTTCATTGAGCCATTCTTTGATGGTGtaatggaagaagaagagctCGTCAAAAAGACAAAAGCAGTCATGATGGTTTTACAGTCACTTGAATTCAGAAAAGATGGTAAGCTACCATTGTGTTTCAGGTTAGGTAGATCGAAGAAAATGACTCTGCGGACAATTCCAGAACATTTCTCTATTATCTTTAGTCTACAAATGATGGAGGGTGTAGAAGTAGATGAAAAAGTGGGCATAGGTGAAGAACTGGAGAAGAAGGTTAAAATCTTCGTCGCTCAGTATTTTAAAGGAAGTAAGAAGACGTTCAAAGCTGATATTCAACGTTGCATGATGAAAGTCGCAGCGGATGAAACCAAAGGAGACGAGTTTGTAAAGTTTTTCGTCATGTTCCTGTTAGTGTCGGTATTCGTCCCCAACAAAGGTGGGCGAAGTATGGCTGCCAAGTACTTGTATATGGTATTTGATATGAACAAG TATTGGGTAGCAGAGATGACTATGATTACAAAAAGGAAGGATGGGCTCGACAGGTGTCCGAGGTTTGCTAGATGGAACCTTGGAAATGTCTGCCAGCAAATATTGGAAAACTTCGACGGTTTCTCCGACAAGAAAGATTTATACTCTGAG AAGAATATGCGTCGCCGCAAGGGGTCATTCTTGCTTGAATATGACGATCTAGAGAAGCGTTTGGTTGAGCCCATAGATGAAGAtgatattgttgttgaagattctgTTGAACCTGAAGAGCCGGTTGAAGACAATGTTGCAAACCATATTGCTGAAAATGAAGTGCCTGCACAAGTTGAAGACAACTCTTACGAGGCCAAATACAGGTGGGCAAGAATGGTGATTGAAAAGATTACAACAGTTGCCAACAATGGACTCTCCGAAGAAGATAAAGCAATATTGGCAAAATATGACGCTGAGGTTGGGTTTCAACCATCATTGAAGACTTACTCCAGAAGGAAGCGTAAGAGAGTCCAAGTAGACTTGCTCCAGAAAGAAGATGTTCGTTCGGAACCAAAAAAGGTTTCAGATGTTGAG GTGGTGAAAGGTGCAGCGGCGGAGGATGAAATGATGTATATTGTCGGTAAGCATTTACTGCATGAAGGAACAGAACAAGAGCATTTACTGCATGAAGGAACAGGACAAGAGGATGTTGAAGAAAGGGTTCAACCTAGTGAAGCAATGATACAAGGTTATGTAGCTTTTCTGATGGAACCATAA